One region of Salvelinus namaycush isolate Seneca chromosome 3, SaNama_1.0, whole genome shotgun sequence genomic DNA includes:
- the LOC120045021 gene encoding forkhead box protein N4-like: MFPSKRLLTTELSQQSEELPGDLQSLSWLTTVDVHRLQQMATGRLAFNNTEPQSSPLELHPGSDQHRNMNTALGHDTIVPPHSNMQNSYIGMNYLNNQNGNMTGGCPGSGMPASGYQSSPAHYYHSPQQAYSPAQAVQQHSPSSLYNSPSYHSQNLYEQQAGGMSITNPHSNQDLLQQPNSFPKPIYSYSCLIAMALKNSRTGSLPVSEIYCFMKEHFPYFKTAPDGWKNSVRHNLSLNKCFQKEENKQGGSSSTRKGCLWALNPAKINKMEEEMQKWKRKDLTAIRRSMANPDELDRLITDRPDGCRRNPCDPRMTCVPSSPCGSPLSGLLQTSLPFQAQNPTLLGDPSSPVPARTPPLHAVPDYSHTPFIQQQPYRQANNHSLYSLHPDVTADVDALDTSIMEFAGSLWEGVREEGFSLESMFNHSPLCLSDCELPGPTTGQPLVDLQVSGLYTTLDPAPAVPFQYITTTEAGGQAVALL, encoded by the exons ATGTTTCCCTCAAAAAG GCTGCTGACCACTGAGCTGTCCCAGCAGAGTGAGGAGCTGCCAGGGGACCTGCAGTCTCTATCCTGGCTCACCACCGTGGACGTACACAGGCTGCAGCAGATGGCCACAGGCAGACTGGCCTTCAACAACACAGAACCCCAGAGCAGCCCACTGGAGCTTCACCCAGGTTCAGACCAGCACAGAAACATGAATACAGCACTAGGACATGACACCATTGTCCCTCCCCATAGCAACATGCAGAACAGTTATATTGGAATGAACTACCTCAACAATCAAAATGGAAAT ATGACAGGAGGATGCCCAGGAAGTGGTATGCCTGCCTCAGGATACCAGTCCTCCCCAGCCCACTACTACCACTCCCCCCAGCAGGCCTACAGCCCAGCTCAGGCTGTCCAACAG CATTCCCCCAGCAGCCTGTATAACAGCCCCTCCTACCATAGCCAAAACCTGTATGAGCAGCAAGCAGGAGGCATGAGCATCACCAACCCCCACAGCAACCAGGATCTCCTACAACAACCTAATTCCTTCCCCAAACCTATCTACTCCTACAG CTGCCTGATTGCTATGGCTCTGAAGAACAGCCGGACAGGCAGCCTCCCTGTCAGTGAGATCTACTGCTTCATGAAGGAGCACTTCCCTTACTTCAAG ACGGCGCCTGACGGCTGGAAGAACTCTGTGAGACACAACCTGTCTCTGAATAAGTGCTTTCAAAAGGAAGAGAACAAGCAAGGAGGCTCCTCCTCCACTCGTAAGGGCTGTCTGTGGGCCCTCAACCCAGCCAAGATCAAcaagatggaggaagagatgCAGAAGTGGAAACGCAAGGACCTGACTGCCATCCGCCGCAGCATGGCCAacccag ATGAGCTGGACAGGCTGATCACAGACCGACCGGATGGCTGTCGGAGGAACCCTTGTGACCCCAGGATGACGTGTGTCCCCTCTAGCCCCTGtggttcccctctgtctgggctTCTGCAGACATCCCTCCCCTTCCAGGCCCAGAATCCCACCCTGCTAGGAGACCCCAGCTCCCCTGTTCCCGCCCGGACCCCTCCCCTCCACGCGGTCCCAGACTACTCCCACACCCCCTTCATCCAGCAGCAGCCCTACAGACAAGCCAACAACCACAGTCTGTACAGCCTCCACCCTGACGTCACAGCAGATGTGGACGCTCTGGACACTAGTATCATGGAGTTTGCCG GGAGCCTatgggagggggtgagagaggagggcTTCAGCCTTGAGAGTATGTTTAACCACTCTCCTCTGTGCCTGTCTGACTGTGAGCTGCCTGGCCCCACCACTGGACAGCCCCTGGTGGACCTACAGGTTTCAGGGCTGTACACCACCCTGGACCCGGCACCTGCTGTCCCCTTCCAGTACATCACCACCACAGAGGCCGGGGGCCAAGCCGTCGCCCTGCTCTGA